One region of Glutamicibacter sp. B1 genomic DNA includes:
- a CDS encoding DinB family protein produces the protein MSTMAITNTTLSGERADLFQALANARHFLRFTVQNLSDQQAAQRTTVSELTLGGLIKHVSAVEKQWQEFMVKGRVAMAWDGADFTQMPPEAIEAFHNEFRMQVGDTLEALLENYAQIAAATDELLADIDLDAVHELPGAPWFVDTHWSVRRTLLHIVAETTQHSGHADIIREALDGQKTMA, from the coding sequence ATGAGCACCATGGCCATCACCAACACCACCTTGAGCGGCGAACGTGCCGACCTCTTCCAGGCCCTAGCCAACGCGCGACATTTCCTGCGTTTCACCGTTCAGAATCTGAGCGATCAACAGGCCGCGCAGCGCACCACCGTGAGCGAATTGACCCTCGGTGGATTGATTAAACATGTCAGTGCGGTCGAAAAGCAGTGGCAGGAATTTATGGTCAAGGGCCGTGTGGCCATGGCCTGGGATGGTGCTGATTTCACTCAGATGCCACCCGAAGCGATCGAGGCTTTCCATAATGAATTTCGTATGCAGGTCGGAGACACCCTAGAAGCGTTGTTAGAAAACTACGCGCAGATTGCGGCTGCCACCGACGAACTGCTCGCCGACATAGATCTGGATGCGGTGCATGAGCTGCCCGGAGCTCCCTGGTTTGTTGACACTCACTGGTCGGTGCGTCGCACCCTGCTGCATATCGTCGCCGAAACCACCCAGCATTCGGGGCACGCAGATATCATCCGCGAAGCCCTTGATGGCCAGAAGACCATGGCATAA
- the moaA gene encoding GTP 3',8-cyclase MoaA translates to MTVSPAGDITDARGRPLHDLRISVTDRCNFRCVYCMPKEIFGRDFAFRERSELLSFEEIERLARVSVSLGVTKLRLTGGEPLLRRGITELVQKLAQLRTPEGAPVDLAMTTNGSALPKMAQSLKDAGLNRVTISLDSLDDAKFKAINDVNFPVSRVLEAIEVAKEVGLGPVKINTVVKRGVNDDEILTLAEHFRGTGAILRFIEYMDVGTTNGWKLDEVLPSAEVVSMINERWDLQPVTKTEPGETANRWRYTDGAGEIGVISSVTNAFCGNCSRARVSAEGQLYTCLFAGSGYDLRKLMREGISDDHLAKALTGHWRKRDDNYSELRAALTPGNRKRIEMSYIGG, encoded by the coding sequence ATGACAGTTTCACCCGCGGGGGATATCACCGACGCCCGCGGGCGGCCCCTGCATGATTTGCGGATCTCGGTCACCGACCGGTGCAATTTCCGTTGCGTGTATTGCATGCCCAAGGAAATTTTCGGCCGTGACTTCGCTTTTCGTGAGCGTTCGGAACTGCTGAGTTTTGAAGAGATCGAACGCCTGGCCCGGGTCAGTGTTTCGCTGGGGGTCACTAAATTACGGCTGACCGGTGGCGAACCCTTGTTACGCCGCGGCATCACCGAACTAGTTCAGAAGCTTGCACAGTTACGCACCCCGGAAGGTGCACCGGTGGATCTGGCGATGACCACCAATGGTTCGGCCCTGCCTAAAATGGCGCAGTCGCTGAAGGATGCGGGCCTGAACCGCGTGACTATTTCCTTGGATTCGCTCGATGATGCGAAGTTCAAAGCCATCAACGACGTGAACTTCCCGGTATCCCGCGTACTTGAAGCCATTGAGGTGGCCAAAGAGGTCGGGCTAGGTCCGGTAAAGATTAATACCGTGGTCAAGCGCGGGGTTAATGACGATGAGATCCTGACACTGGCCGAGCATTTCCGCGGCACCGGAGCCATCCTGCGCTTCATCGAATATATGGACGTGGGCACCACCAACGGGTGGAAGCTTGATGAGGTCTTGCCCTCGGCCGAGGTAGTTTCGATGATCAATGAGCGTTGGGATCTTCAGCCGGTGACCAAGACCGAACCGGGCGAAACGGCCAATCGCTGGCGCTATACCGATGGTGCCGGGGAAATTGGCGTGATTTCCAGTGTCACCAATGCTTTTTGTGGCAATTGCTCCCGCGCGCGAGTTTCCGCCGAAGGCCAGCTCTACACCTGCCTGTTTGCCGGGTCCGGATATGACCTGCGCAAGCTGATGCGCGAGGGAATCAGCGATGATCACTTGGCGAAGGCGCTGACCGGGCATTGGCGGAAGCGTGATGATAACTATTCCGAGCTGCGCGCCGCACTGACCCCGGGCAATCGCAAACGCATCGAGATGTCCTATATCGGGGGTTAG
- the mobA gene encoding molybdenum cofactor guanylyltransferase — translation MTITFDALILAGGRGTRLGGANKPELLLHGQRLVDRVIDAARRAGAQRVVVIGDSPAGTKADALVREDPPFAGPLAGIAAGIAAVDHPWCLILACDLQHPDAVIGTLLENLDRRAADGMVLRDAQGYLQWLAGIYRTTAVADACTELGDRLVNAPVRASLGTLDLAELPVDDETTNDIDTPQALERARNNETQQ, via the coding sequence ATGACCATCACCTTCGACGCCCTCATCCTCGCCGGCGGCCGCGGCACCCGGCTCGGCGGTGCGAACAAGCCTGAACTATTGCTGCACGGCCAGCGCCTCGTAGATCGGGTCATCGATGCTGCCCGTCGTGCAGGGGCACAGCGCGTGGTGGTGATCGGCGATTCGCCCGCCGGCACCAAGGCCGACGCCCTCGTGCGAGAAGACCCGCCCTTCGCCGGTCCGCTGGCTGGCATCGCCGCCGGAATCGCGGCCGTGGATCACCCCTGGTGCCTGATTTTGGCCTGCGATCTTCAGCACCCCGACGCGGTGATCGGCACCCTCCTGGAAAACCTCGATCGCCGCGCCGCCGACGGAATGGTGCTGCGCGATGCTCAAGGCTACCTGCAGTGGCTGGCCGGCATATATCGCACGACCGCCGTCGCCGACGCTTGCACTGAACTCGGCGATCGGCTGGTCAACGCCCCAGTGCGCGCCTCCTTGGGCACACTGGATTTGGCCGAACTGCCGGTGGATGATGAAACCACCAACGACATCGATACTCCGCAGGCTCTAGAACGCGCCCGCAACAATGAAACCCAACAATGA
- a CDS encoding glycerophosphodiester phosphodiesterase family protein: MKLRSITLGVATLCLVAGISVPTVADDSETSKGNPLVIGHRGAAGVAPENTLEAIRTGSQSGADFIEIDVQLSKDGVPFIFHDGTPARTTNVEDIFPDRANDPITSFTWEELQQLDAGSYFSDKFIGTKIPRFDDVPGSLTGQTGVFIEIKDPAKSPGVEQVVADALANEDQWNSLLRAGKIEVLGFDAASNERFAQLAPDVPLQQLTGTVPSAQVLEHYATYADAFGTSYRTLDAAGAKRVKDAGLDLGVYTVDATEVADEALALGVERITGDFPQQIDRHLDGQKVFPANNGVVISDAINDVPGSDVTPENGEHVILENTGHRTIDVSGYLIRDAANNKLQVGDGYVLKPGEKLRVYPGPGTNSDDAFYLGGAAILNNGGDSLALWDAKGKLVDLFSN, translated from the coding sequence ATGAAACTGCGCAGTATCACCCTTGGCGTGGCAACTCTCTGCCTCGTTGCTGGAATTTCAGTCCCAACAGTCGCCGACGACAGTGAGACCTCCAAAGGCAACCCATTAGTTATTGGGCACCGCGGCGCTGCGGGCGTGGCACCAGAAAACACTTTGGAAGCAATCAGAACCGGAAGTCAGTCCGGCGCTGATTTCATTGAAATCGACGTACAGCTTTCAAAAGACGGGGTGCCGTTCATTTTCCACGATGGCACACCTGCTCGCACCACCAACGTTGAAGACATCTTTCCGGATCGTGCCAATGATCCGATTACCTCGTTCACATGGGAAGAACTACAACAATTGGATGCAGGCTCATATTTCTCAGACAAGTTTATCGGGACCAAAATCCCGCGCTTTGACGATGTTCCTGGATCCTTGACTGGCCAGACTGGCGTGTTCATTGAGATCAAAGATCCCGCAAAATCTCCAGGGGTCGAGCAGGTAGTCGCCGATGCGCTGGCCAACGAAGACCAATGGAATTCCTTGCTCCGTGCGGGAAAGATCGAAGTTTTGGGTTTTGATGCCGCCTCCAATGAGCGTTTTGCCCAGTTGGCTCCCGACGTGCCTTTGCAACAACTTACCGGAACCGTACCGTCTGCTCAGGTGCTTGAGCACTACGCCACTTACGCAGACGCTTTTGGTACCAGCTACCGCACCCTTGATGCTGCCGGAGCGAAACGTGTGAAGGATGCGGGGTTGGACCTAGGCGTTTACACGGTCGATGCCACTGAAGTTGCAGACGAAGCATTGGCTTTAGGCGTTGAACGCATTACCGGCGACTTTCCGCAGCAAATCGACCGTCACCTCGACGGGCAAAAGGTATTCCCTGCAAATAATGGTGTAGTGATTTCGGATGCCATCAACGACGTGCCAGGCAGCGACGTAACCCCGGAAAACGGCGAACACGTTATCTTGGAGAACACCGGACATCGCACCATTGACGTCAGTGGCTACTTGATTCGTGATGCTGCTAATAATAAGTTGCAGGTCGGCGACGGCTACGTCTTGAAGCCGGGTGAGAAACTACGCGTGTACCCCGGGCCAGGAACCAATAGCGATGATGCGTTCTACCTAGGCGGTGCAGCGATACTGAACAATGGGGGAGATTCACTGGCACTGTGGGATGCCAAGGGCAAGCTCGTAGACCTATTCTCCAACTAG
- a CDS encoding helix-turn-helix domain-containing protein — MKTIDSAQTLGQAIRGARIARGLSQQALAELSGLSRKYIGDLELGKETIELGAALRVAATMDIVWNAPAETPQAVLDQAARAIAQEINNDDSRFALQLAMDCFLRLKSMKPFRLKKPPTTGSQHFDALLAAGAREVLDHHHSTPPRWGSKLADPWFPAEDRMELTDEFRALTIKRTPRRFAEFNIFLKDNSLDQLCV, encoded by the coding sequence ATGAAAACGATAGATTCCGCTCAAACGCTAGGCCAAGCCATTCGCGGGGCGCGCATCGCGCGTGGGCTCAGCCAGCAAGCATTGGCTGAGCTGAGTGGACTATCTCGGAAATACATTGGCGATCTGGAATTGGGTAAGGAAACAATTGAGCTGGGGGCCGCGCTGAGGGTGGCGGCCACCATGGATATTGTGTGGAACGCACCGGCTGAAACGCCACAGGCCGTCTTAGATCAGGCAGCACGAGCCATTGCTCAAGAAATTAATAACGACGATTCGCGGTTTGCCCTGCAACTTGCGATGGATTGCTTCCTGAGGCTCAAGTCGATGAAGCCCTTCCGACTCAAAAAGCCGCCGACGACTGGATCGCAACATTTTGATGCGCTGCTTGCGGCTGGGGCCCGAGAGGTCCTTGATCACCACCACTCCACACCGCCACGCTGGGGGTCGAAGCTTGCAGATCCTTGGTTCCCGGCCGAAGATCGCATGGAATTGACCGATGAGTTTCGGGCACTGACCATCAAGCGCACGCCTCGGCGTTTCGCAGAATTCAATATCTTCCTCAAGGACAATTCCTTGGACCAGCTATGCGTGTAG
- the modA gene encoding molybdate ABC transporter substrate-binding protein, with translation MRVSWPRAARLLLAGTAATLALSGCTSDQPAQQESITVSAAASLHGAFEQIAKEFQAEHPEVKIAGINYDGSSSLATQIVEGAEVDVFASADEANMATVTEAGFGHEPVIFASNTLVIAVPKGNPANITALEDLADANTVLCASQVPCGNASAQLLENASVSVKPVSEEQNVSAVVQKVAAGEADAGLVYATDVQDDSQLAAIVPEGADEVVNSYPIATLTDQPGAQEFVDFVIGERGQAILTDYGFGSGAAQGNG, from the coding sequence ATGCGCGTATCTTGGCCGAGGGCTGCCCGATTATTGCTGGCAGGCACCGCCGCCACCCTAGCGCTCTCCGGTTGCACCAGTGATCAACCCGCACAGCAAGAAAGTATCACCGTTTCGGCGGCCGCCTCATTACACGGAGCTTTTGAGCAGATCGCCAAGGAATTTCAGGCCGAGCACCCCGAGGTGAAGATCGCCGGCATCAACTATGACGGGTCCTCCAGCCTAGCGACCCAGATCGTCGAAGGGGCCGAAGTAGACGTTTTTGCCTCCGCGGACGAAGCGAATATGGCCACGGTCACCGAGGCTGGCTTCGGTCATGAACCGGTCATTTTTGCCAGCAATACGCTGGTGATCGCCGTGCCCAAAGGCAATCCCGCCAACATTACAGCGCTCGAAGATTTAGCCGACGCCAATACCGTGCTCTGCGCCTCGCAGGTGCCTTGCGGAAATGCCTCCGCGCAGCTGCTGGAAAATGCTTCGGTGAGCGTGAAACCGGTCAGTGAAGAGCAAAACGTGAGCGCGGTGGTGCAGAAGGTGGCCGCCGGGGAAGCCGACGCCGGGTTGGTTTACGCCACCGACGTGCAGGACGATTCCCAGCTTGCCGCGATCGTGCCCGAGGGGGCGGACGAGGTTGTCAACAGCTACCCGATCGCCACACTGACCGATCAGCCAGGGGCCCAAGAATTCGTAGACTTCGTGATCGGCGAGCGTGGCCAAGCGATCCTCACCGACTACGGCTTTGGCAGTGGGGCGGCCCAGGGCAATGGCTAG
- a CDS encoding DUF6457 domain-containing protein, producing MAVHLPPEALTEWLEAATEELGLDATEVDIATVLDVAKHVAHEVARPAAPLSTFLLGVALGSAKGDLSALSKQLVSRAHQWADEHPDKDA from the coding sequence GTGGCTGTACATTTGCCTCCCGAAGCACTGACCGAATGGCTCGAAGCCGCCACCGAAGAACTCGGCCTGGACGCCACCGAAGTCGACATCGCGACGGTATTGGACGTTGCCAAGCACGTGGCTCACGAGGTCGCCCGCCCTGCCGCACCATTGAGTACCTTCTTACTCGGCGTTGCTTTGGGCAGTGCCAAGGGCGATCTGTCCGCCCTCTCGAAGCAATTGGTCTCACGCGCCCATCAATGGGCCGACGAACACCCGGACAAGGACGCTTAA
- a CDS encoding ABC transporter permease: MASDTGLRVPAFTLAPAVLGLALLILPLLALIGRASWSTLLADATSEQAVSALWLSLRTGVAATALCVLLGVPLALLIARSSPKVAQLLRALIAVPLVLPPMVGGVALLFLFGRTSPIGQLIDSLWGITLPFSTAAVVIAQSFVALPFLVLSVEGSLRSAGTGYEQAAATLGAGRWMVLSRVTLPLAAPGLVAGVILCFARAIGEFGATALFAGNAPGITQTMPLAIYTAFNGAGTGRDTAVALSLLLLATAVLVLLCVRAWRPGAIK, translated from the coding sequence ATGGCTAGCGATACCGGGCTGCGCGTACCGGCCTTCACCCTGGCCCCTGCGGTGCTGGGGCTGGCCCTGTTGATTTTGCCCCTGCTGGCCCTGATTGGCCGGGCCAGTTGGTCCACCCTGCTGGCTGATGCCACCAGCGAGCAGGCGGTATCCGCGCTGTGGCTGTCTTTACGCACCGGGGTGGCGGCCACCGCGCTCTGTGTGCTGCTCGGGGTGCCATTAGCGCTGCTGATCGCCCGCAGTAGCCCGAAGGTCGCCCAACTTTTGCGTGCGCTGATCGCCGTGCCACTAGTCTTGCCGCCAATGGTCGGCGGGGTTGCGTTGCTCTTCCTCTTTGGGCGCACCAGCCCGATCGGCCAACTGATCGATTCACTGTGGGGGATCACCCTACCCTTTTCCACCGCGGCCGTGGTGATCGCCCAAAGTTTTGTGGCCCTACCTTTTCTGGTGCTCTCGGTGGAAGGCTCACTGCGTTCGGCCGGTACCGGGTACGAGCAGGCCGCCGCGACCCTGGGCGCCGGACGCTGGATGGTCCTTTCCCGCGTCACCCTGCCACTGGCCGCCCCTGGCCTGGTCGCCGGGGTGATCCTGTGCTTTGCGCGGGCCATCGGCGAATTTGGGGCGACCGCACTATTTGCCGGCAACGCTCCGGGGATCACCCAGACCATGCCGCTGGCGATCTACACCGCGTTTAACGGCGCGGGCACCGGGCGGGACACCGCGGTGGCACTCTCCCTGTTGTTGCTGGCCACCGCCGTGCTGGTGCTCTTGTGCGTGCGGGCTTGGCGTCCGGGGGCGATCAAATGA
- a CDS encoding ATP-binding cassette domain-containing protein — protein MQVPRTGFEVNAEFQVRAGSTLAIMGPSGAGKSTIVNAIAGTQKIAGGRIELDSKVLADEHQHLAPHLRGVGLLSQEPHLFPHMDALKNIAFGAHASGIAKPAALEMARGWLKRLGLEELTHQRPAALSGGQRQRIALARALAARPKLLLIDEPFASLDVEAAMDMRQLVRDELTRTSTSAILISHSAADTQSLADELVVLDRGQIVDSGSVQEVFANPVNRFMRAVVATLPAAAQKERE, from the coding sequence GTGCAGGTACCGCGCACCGGGTTTGAGGTCAACGCGGAATTTCAGGTGCGCGCCGGGTCCACCTTGGCGATCATGGGCCCCAGCGGTGCAGGCAAGTCCACCATCGTGAACGCGATCGCCGGCACCCAGAAAATTGCTGGCGGGCGGATCGAACTTGATTCAAAAGTCTTGGCCGACGAACACCAGCACCTGGCCCCGCACCTGCGCGGGGTGGGACTGCTGAGCCAGGAACCGCACCTGTTCCCGCATATGGACGCGCTGAAGAACATTGCTTTTGGGGCACACGCTTCGGGGATCGCTAAACCGGCGGCCTTGGAAATGGCCCGAGGGTGGCTGAAACGACTGGGCCTAGAAGAGCTGACTCATCAGCGTCCGGCCGCGCTCTCTGGCGGGCAACGCCAGCGCATTGCCCTAGCCCGTGCGCTCGCCGCCCGACCCAAGCTGCTCTTGATCGACGAACCCTTCGCCTCCCTGGATGTGGAGGCCGCCATGGATATGCGCCAACTGGTGCGTGATGAGCTCACCCGCACCTCAACCAGCGCCATCCTCATTTCGCACTCCGCCGCCGACACCCAATCGCTGGCCGACGAACTGGTGGTCCTAGACCGCGGGCAGATCGTTGACTCAGGCAGCGTGCAAGAAGTTTTTGCCAACCCGGTCAACCGGTTTATGCGCGCCGTGGTTGCCACCCTTCCTGCCGCCGCCCAGAAAGAGCGAGAATGA
- a CDS encoding molybdopterin molybdotransferase MoeA, which yields MKHQRDEAISVDEHLARLLDLVHPLTVKTVPISPALHGAVLASDVFAGHAMPLWDNSAMDGFAVRSADTANAPATLEVIGEVPAGSSWDPELLAGQCVKIMTGAPLPSTADAVVRIEDTSAATTGWDVSTVQVNLPVPAGKDVRAAGEDRTAGELIARTGEELTAARLSALAAAGASELSVRTSPRVAVLITGAELRSPGEELARGQIPESNSFLMSGLLAESGITAATIAHCVDDEHLVRAKLAELSATHDAILSTGGVGPGDYDVMRKVLADQPRVYATRVRVRPGQPQCAGRLIGGAMIFALPGNPVSAAVSFELFVRPALRAMQGHGQLQRPRLQAVAAVGWSTAGNRLQVLPIVFEHGQSLRCAPAVAAGRISHSVGGFGAAQGYALIPDGIQQVHPGDTVEVLRTAP from the coding sequence ATGAAGCACCAGCGCGATGAAGCCATCAGCGTCGACGAACACCTGGCCCGGCTACTTGACCTCGTCCACCCGCTCACCGTGAAGACCGTGCCGATCAGCCCGGCCCTACACGGAGCGGTGCTCGCCAGCGATGTCTTCGCCGGGCACGCGATGCCCTTGTGGGATAACTCCGCGATGGACGGGTTTGCGGTGCGCAGCGCCGACACGGCTAACGCCCCAGCGACCTTGGAGGTGATCGGCGAAGTTCCTGCCGGCAGTAGCTGGGACCCGGAACTTTTAGCAGGTCAGTGCGTGAAGATCATGACCGGCGCCCCACTGCCCAGCACTGCCGATGCGGTGGTGCGCATCGAGGACACCAGCGCCGCGACCACTGGCTGGGATGTGTCCACCGTGCAGGTCAATCTGCCGGTACCCGCTGGCAAGGACGTGCGTGCAGCCGGTGAAGACCGCACTGCTGGCGAGCTGATCGCCCGCACCGGCGAAGAACTGACCGCGGCCCGACTCTCCGCGCTGGCAGCTGCCGGGGCCAGCGAACTGAGCGTACGCACCTCGCCTCGGGTCGCCGTGTTGATCACCGGCGCCGAATTGCGCTCGCCGGGTGAAGAACTGGCCCGCGGTCAGATCCCGGAGAGCAATTCCTTCCTGATGTCCGGGCTGCTTGCCGAATCGGGCATCACCGCGGCCACGATCGCGCACTGTGTGGACGACGAACACCTCGTGCGCGCGAAGCTTGCTGAACTTTCCGCCACGCACGACGCGATCCTGAGTACCGGCGGGGTGGGCCCGGGGGATTATGACGTGATGCGCAAGGTGTTGGCCGATCAGCCTCGTGTTTACGCCACCCGCGTGCGCGTACGGCCAGGTCAGCCTCAGTGCGCCGGCCGGTTAATCGGTGGCGCGATGATTTTTGCCCTGCCCGGAAACCCGGTCAGCGCCGCGGTCAGCTTCGAACTCTTCGTGCGCCCCGCACTGCGCGCCATGCAGGGTCATGGCCAGCTGCAACGCCCCCGACTGCAGGCCGTGGCTGCCGTAGGGTGGAGCACCGCAGGCAACCGGTTGCAGGTTTTGCCCATCGTGTTCGAGCACGGCCAGAGTCTGCGCTGTGCCCCCGCAGTGGCCGCCGGGCGCATCTCCCATTCGGTCGGAGGCTTCGGCGCTGCCCAAGGCTACGCGCTGATCCCCGACGGCATCCAACAGGTACACCCAGGTGACACCGTCGAGGTACTACGGACCGCGCCATGA
- a CDS encoding HNH endonuclease → MFEDNEVFGSDFEDTVPVGTTFANTPCLSEQEMSFIKEVLASDDPTLSVLALQKIESQTAFLASVQARVTAHLDATQGGTLNGPATAKQRGTAHQVAMARRRSQNGSLAYVRRMRFLIADLPYLFSRYQHGDFSEKLIMAILAPLEDMSRAERREFDRFFAKAPAMFDTASVSEARDLSQKAVDKVRGENRDEDIERKTNHRGVSFFKGKDCVKLNASLPIEVGIAVEASLEHEAQQLKKAGDERSISQLKADLLVSRLTGHPSDKPLPIKLHVNLVMTDMALLMDGNEPATIPGYGTVPANYARRLVEAYDEIDDCSPISELDLLRRRIRVFPTIRRLYTMPGGQDLVAMDSKERLFKGSLRKLLQLRDPYCRTPYCNNKPRHADHVHQHSKGGKTSCSNGCMKCEFCNLAKEAPGWTEEVVREYPHKIKIHPPGEVTYESSPPPIIGLARIDKLLSEQIDGRKKNSQNVRIIRIFPEAS, encoded by the coding sequence ATGTTCGAAGACAATGAAGTGTTCGGTAGTGATTTCGAAGATACGGTTCCTGTGGGAACTACCTTCGCTAATACTCCATGTCTTTCTGAACAGGAAATGTCATTTATCAAAGAGGTGCTCGCCTCGGATGACCCTACTCTTAGCGTTTTAGCACTTCAGAAAATTGAATCTCAGACGGCTTTTCTCGCTTCGGTTCAAGCGCGAGTAACGGCTCATCTAGACGCTACTCAGGGCGGAACTCTTAATGGGCCGGCGACAGCTAAACAGCGCGGAACGGCTCATCAAGTGGCAATGGCACGTCGTCGCTCACAGAATGGGTCCCTGGCGTATGTGCGTCGCATGCGTTTCTTGATTGCTGACCTACCATATCTATTTTCGCGGTATCAGCATGGCGACTTCAGTGAAAAATTGATCATGGCCATCTTGGCTCCGCTGGAAGATATGAGCAGAGCAGAACGCCGAGAGTTTGATAGGTTCTTCGCCAAGGCTCCAGCCATGTTTGACACTGCCTCAGTTAGTGAGGCCCGTGATCTCTCCCAAAAAGCAGTAGACAAAGTCCGCGGTGAAAATCGTGATGAAGACATTGAACGCAAGACGAACCACCGCGGAGTTTCCTTCTTCAAAGGAAAAGACTGCGTCAAGTTGAACGCCAGCTTGCCTATCGAAGTGGGTATTGCGGTGGAAGCTTCACTTGAGCATGAAGCTCAGCAGCTGAAAAAGGCCGGCGATGAGCGCTCAATTTCTCAGCTCAAGGCAGATCTTTTGGTCTCGCGGCTCACCGGCCACCCCTCGGATAAGCCACTGCCTATAAAGCTGCACGTAAATCTTGTAATGACGGATATGGCTTTATTGATGGATGGGAACGAACCGGCCACAATCCCTGGCTACGGCACGGTGCCGGCAAACTATGCCAGGCGCTTGGTAGAAGCCTACGACGAGATTGATGATTGCTCCCCAATTTCAGAACTTGACCTGTTGCGTCGCAGAATCAGAGTCTTCCCAACGATACGGCGGCTCTACACCATGCCTGGTGGCCAGGATCTGGTGGCGATGGATTCTAAAGAGCGGCTCTTCAAAGGGTCATTACGCAAACTTCTGCAGCTAAGAGACCCTTACTGCCGCACCCCATATTGCAATAACAAACCTCGCCACGCAGATCATGTGCATCAGCACAGCAAGGGTGGGAAAACTAGCTGCAGCAATGGGTGCATGAAATGTGAATTCTGCAATTTGGCCAAAGAAGCTCCCGGATGGACTGAAGAAGTCGTTCGGGAATACCCTCATAAGATCAAGATCCATCCGCCCGGCGAAGTCACCTATGAATCCTCGCCACCGCCCATAATTGGCCTAGCGCGGATAGATAAATTGCTATCTGAACAGATCGATGGTCGGAAGAAGAATTCTCAAAACGTCCGTATCATTCGAATATTCCCCGAAGCATCCTAG
- a CDS encoding YaeQ family protein: MAIGATMYTFEVQLADVDRGVYEDLSLRVAQHPSETDAYMITRVLAYCLEYEEGIAFSAGGVSTGEEPAILVKDLTGLITAWIEVGAPDAQRLHLGSKRADRAAIYTHRDPEKLLSAWRGKTIHQAEDIRFRSFDPSFIDDAVRCLTRRNTMSVSVTEGQIYLELNGTTLETTFSEHVID; the protein is encoded by the coding sequence ATGGCTATCGGCGCGACTATGTACACTTTTGAGGTTCAACTTGCTGACGTAGATCGCGGGGTTTACGAGGATTTGTCACTGCGTGTGGCGCAACATCCGTCTGAAACAGACGCTTACATGATCACGCGAGTTCTTGCTTACTGCTTGGAATATGAAGAAGGTATCGCTTTCTCGGCCGGTGGAGTATCAACTGGTGAAGAGCCAGCGATTCTTGTCAAAGATCTGACCGGACTTATCACGGCGTGGATTGAAGTCGGTGCGCCAGATGCCCAACGTCTACATCTTGGAAGCAAGCGCGCAGACCGCGCTGCAATCTATACCCATCGTGATCCGGAGAAACTGCTTTCGGCGTGGCGCGGCAAGACTATCCACCAGGCTGAAGACATCCGTTTTAGATCTTTTGATCCCAGCTTCATCGATGACGCCGTGCGTTGCCTAACACGCAGAAACACGATGTCCGTTTCGGTAACTGAGGGCCAGATCTATCTTGAGTTGAACGGGACAACTTTGGAGACAACGTTCAGCGAACACGTCATTGATTAG
- a CDS encoding DUF6036 family nucleotidyltransferase — protein MRVELALDDIRELLNELYSRLEASGIQETISLVGGAAMALSGMDRRVTIDIDGSYSSVLAIEKIVQEIADERGLPRDWLNSSATAFIPAGASWIPITVGGKYRLELASPQTLLAMKLSSARERDMEDLSFLIARLEIADPQEAAKIAEDLYGDDDVAYSPLARQDAEIVAAQAIKHARKNFR, from the coding sequence ATGCGTGTAGAACTGGCCCTGGATGATATCCGGGAGCTCTTAAACGAGCTCTACTCCAGGTTGGAAGCTAGCGGAATACAGGAGACTATTTCCCTAGTTGGTGGTGCCGCCATGGCCTTATCCGGTATGGATCGACGCGTCACGATTGATATTGATGGATCATATTCTTCGGTGCTTGCCATTGAAAAGATCGTGCAGGAAATTGCTGACGAGCGCGGGCTACCACGAGACTGGTTGAACTCTTCTGCCACTGCATTCATTCCCGCGGGTGCGAGTTGGATACCAATAACCGTGGGCGGTAAATATCGCCTCGAACTAGCTTCACCACAGACACTGCTCGCCATGAAACTCAGTTCGGCCAGAGAGCGAGATATGGAGGATCTCAGCTTCCTGATTGCACGATTAGAAATCGCCGACCCGCAGGAGGCCGCGAAAATCGCTGAAGACCTCTACGGGGATGACGACGTGGCTTATTCGCCCCTTGCCCGGCAAGACGCTGAAATCGTCGCCGCGCAGGCCATCAAGCACGCCCGCAAAAATTTCCGCTAA